Below is a genomic region from Spartinivicinus marinus.
TTAAGTTACTCATCAATTCAGAAGCTTACATGCTAACCATTTTCAATACTATTAATGATCCTACCGGTGACATTAATAATGCAATCCTGAGTGTGAATGGTATGGCTGAGTTTATCACTGATGAAGAAAATATGACTAGTTTGTATACCTTCGCTCAACTAATGTATGTACCTGAGCCTGCCACTTTAGGTATTTTAGGATTAGGCTTGTTAGGTATGGCATCAAGGAGAAAAATGCTAAGCTAAAGTTGAAAGGTAATTTATCAAAAGCGCAGTGTGAACTGCGCTTTTTTTATGTTTTTATTCTAATCATTGCGTAGCTGTACTTATTATTGGTTGAATCCCCTTATTTTAGAGTGCGCTTTTTGTTTTATTTAAATGTGGGTCACATATAATAACTATACAAATAATGCAGTTTTTATTTTGATGATTCGGTTGTTAGCCAGTACGCTTCTATTTTTTATACTCTTCTCAATACTAAACGGTTTGTTTCCCCATACCTGATAGCCTGTGAATAAAACAGCCTGTATAGATAGTTGCCTATAGAAAAACTATAGCCAAAGTGAATGGTTTTTAGGGGGGCCGTCAAGTGATGAAGCCCCATGAGTTTATATTTTTATAAATGATTAGGGTGAAGAGCGATGATAACAAGCTCTAAAAATCATTCAAGAAGGATATATACACCGCTTGCTGATGGGAGAGTGACTGGTGACTAAACAAAACAAGTGCAGACTGCCTTGGCTTAGTGGACTATCACTAGTCAGCGGCATTGGTTTGGCAGTATTTGCTGCGAATGTAAAAGCTGATATGGTGCCAGCCAAACCCCAGTTAAGAGAATGGTATTTTCCCACACAATTACCACAGAACCCTGAGGGCAATAAAGTAAAAGTTGGCTGGGATATCTGGTATGGCAATAAAGGTGACCACTGGAAGGTTAAAGTAAATGATCAAATAATCCATAATGTTAAATTATCCTCATTTGATTCAGCTAATAAACATCAACATGATGAAGCAGAGGTGTTACTCGCAACGGCAGGCGAATACTGATGTGGTCGCACCCAGTTAGTCCAACTAAAATTGCTGAAACTGGCGTAAGTATTAATAATCATGATGCTTCTCATTATGGTAATAATCCAAATGGTACTTTAGCGAAAAATTTCATCAAACTTAAACGTTGATTTATGGGGCGTTTGTTGTATTTGGTTAATGCGCTTAAAAATAGGCCTGAAGGTAGTAGCACTATGCTTGATAATACCTTAATTATGGTATGTTCAGAGCTTGGTGATGGAGCACGCCATGATCACAACAATATGCCATTTTTTGTTAATCGGTGGAGCTGGTGGTGACTTAACTACAGGAAGATATTTAAAATACAAAGAAGAAGCTCATACTAAACTCTTGGTTTCAATTGCTAATACAATGGGCGTTAAGCTAGATAAGTTTGGTTATGACGGTCATGGTAAGGGAGGTTTGCCTAATTTGTTTAAAAGCTAGTTATGTTCATGATTGGCAAAGGAGCTGTTTGATGGGGGCTTATATTTTGCTGTTTTGCTTGGAAAGGTAATTAGGCTTATACATCGCAAGCCGTCTTATGCAAGACCCATCAAATTGTACAGGCACCATGAACATTTTATATTAAAAAAACTGCCAAAAAGATATAGATAACGAGCCATAGCTATGAGAATGAGGTTGTTTTTTAAATTCCCTAGTACGAAAGACTCTGGCAAAAGAAATTTTGACATTTTCTACTGTTACACTAAGACCTACAGAGGCATCTGCAACCCATAATTCTTTATCAACAGAATGGCTGTCTCTGAAAGTGTTCCCATCGAGAAAAATATCTCTAATTACAAAACGAGAATCAACAGAAGCAAACATATGAATACCAAACCCATTGTTTAGTACCCACCCCTTACCTGGAGCGCTATTATCACCTCCAGGGCGTACTGATGAAGTACCAAAGTCATCAGGGATCTTCCAACCTCCTCGTACTGAAAACCCGGTATTTAAATAGGTTGCAACATTGCCCACAGCGCCACCTGCGTGTAATATGACATCATAACCAATGCCATAATTAGCGGTTTGTGAAATAAACTTATGCTTATGTTCATAAAGCGCGATCAGTCCAGGTTCATTTTTCAGCTGATTATCCCAACCATTAGACTTTTCAAGCCCTCTTAAGTCATGAATAAAGTCCTGAGTTTCATGAGCTAAAGCAAGGGGGCCAACTACTCCCAGATTTAACTCAATTGTGTCAAGTTGGTGCTCTGAACGAGCATGATAAGCAGTACCAAAATAAAGCCAGCCAGCGTAAGGTCGTTGATCTTCAATCAGTGTCTTACTATCAATATCTTCGGGAGTGTACATGACTTGAGCAAAAGATATGACAATATTATGATTGACTTTTATTTTTGGATGAAAAAAAGTCAGCTGTTGGTTAATATGAGTAAACCAGTCAGGAAGCTGATCATCTTCCTCGAAACTTTGTAAATTGGGTGAAACTAGAGAAAACTTGATACCATTGGTATAGTTTTGATCGGTTTCAGTAAACAAGTCGTTTTCAAAGTAGATATTACCTGTCCAGAGTTTTTTCTGTTGAGCTGCACCTATTGCTGCTGAAGACAATAAGATAGAAATTATGAATATATCTATTATTTTATTGTTATACCAAAAATTCATTTTCAATGTTTACGCTGCTGATATAAGTCAATTATAGTAAGAATATCAAAAATAGTTAAAATAGATGTTATTTAAAACTTAAGGGTATAAATAGAAGGAGTTGTATATGACTCAGACGCTGCAACCAGGTGGTAATATTCTACTTGAGGCATTTTCAGGAACGGTGATAGTAAGTCATAAAATTGATCAAAAATTAGACATTAATTTAACAGCATTCATCCTGAGCGGTTCTGGAAAAGTATTGAATGATAGTGGGGTTGTATTTTTTAATCAGCCTTCTGACCCTGCGAGTGTGGCGGTTTTTTCACCGCCTAAAGATGTAGGAGAGCAAAGAAAGCATCAGATTGATTTTGATTTATCCAAAGCGCCTACAAACATTGCTAAGGTGTCAATTACGTTAACTGAAGACCATCATAATGGATTTGCGTTAGCTAGTAACTTAAAAGCTGAAGTGCATGCCGGTGGTCAGGTAGTGGAATTAGTTCCTGCCAGCTTTAGTTCAGAAAATGGCATTATTGTATTGGAGCTATATGTTAGAAATAACCAGGCAAAAGCAAGGGCAATCTGGCAAGGGTTTGCATCAGGATTAGCTGGGTTATGCGAGCATTATGGCGTTGAAGTTCAAGACAGCCCTAGTGAGCCAGCAAAGATAGAAACAAAAGCGGCCCAACAACCAGCAAATTCTTCCAGTTCGCTAGCTATTAACCTTGAAAAAGCAAGTGGCAAAATAGACTTGGTTAAGGGACAAAAACCAATTGTAATAGAAAAAACAGCAGAAATTACGGCTTCTATATCATGGCGTAGTGGTACAGATTATGATGTTTATGCGTTAGTTTATACTACAGAGGGTAAACAGATTGATGTTGCAATGTTTGGAGCAGATGGCATTCCACCCCTACAAAATTACCAAAATGGTGCTATTGAACATTTGGGGGATGTTGGTAGGGGGAAAAGTAAAGTAAAGACAGAAACCATTAAAATTAGGCTAACAGAAAATATACTGGCTGTTGTCCCCGTTGCCTATTCAGCCCAATCAAATGGTACTGGTTCATTTCGTCGCTACAAGGTATCAATGTTAATTGATAATCATAGTGGTACAACGGTAAATATTGATGCTAATAATGCCAATAAGGATAACAGGGTATACACTTGTGTTCCTGGTATAATAATGAACACTGTAGATGGTATAGTAATAAAGCCTGTTGAATATTACAGCTCTCCTGGTTCAGAGCGTCGCCCGAAACTTAGGATGGGGGAAGATGGCTTCGTTGATGTTGATATGGATGCTGGTCCAGTCAATGACTTTAAATAATAAATCATTATTCTTATGAACTATTAGTCTGAGATTCCCGGTGTTAAAAAGGAGGATATTCACTTAACACTTGAAAATGGCACATTAACGTTAGAAGCTGAAACCAAACAGGAAGGTAAGGAGGAAAGAGAAGGTAAAGTCATTAGGCAAGAAAGACGTTACGGTAAACTAATGCGCAGCTTTAGTGTGGGAAATAATGTCCATGAGAGTGACATTTCAGCGAAGCTTGAAGATGAAGTTCTTACATTAAAAGCGCCAAAACTAGAAGAAACTAGCCCTTCAATTCGTCGAATTGATATTAAATAGCTATAGGCTACAAGAGAAAAGCCAAGGTCTTCTGCCCCCGGCTTTTTTGTCAAACAATCCGTCATGAAGCATGCGTTTCTCTAAATTCTTCTTCTTCAAATTTTTTATTCACAAATCCATCGTTCAGACGTCATATAGGCATATAAGTAATTATTGCATTTAATCGCAGATTAAATGTAAGTGGATACTTATTTTGCTCTATCAATATATTCCATAAATAAAGCCAGAAGAATACTATTTGGGGTAGTAGATGTTATTATGTCATAAAAAAGATTACTTTAAGCTTGATGATAATAAAGAAAAAAATGATAATCCAAAAATTAATATTGTTAACTTAGTCAGAGAGCATGGCAAAGACCTTAGGAAATTTATTTGTTATCACTTATGGAATAAAAATGATGTTGATGATATTTATCAGTCTACATTTTTAGAGGCTATACGGTGCGCTAAAAATTTTAGAGGCGAATCAACACCTAAAACTTGGTTGTTTGGTATAGCTTTTAATTTAATACGTAATCAATGCAGAAAACCAGTAGGAGAATTGTCTGTAAATATATCTGTAGAGGACGATTGTCAATATAAAAAAGTGAATGGGTATGGTACTGACGATCCATATAACATTATTGAGCGAAAAGAAATCCTAGATTTTATCGTATCTAATAAAATACTGTTACCAAATAAAATTGTGCAAACATTAGTTAATGTAATTATTAATGAAAGCAGTTATGCGCAGGTTGCTGAGGAACTGTCAATACCTCTGGGTACTGTTCAATCTAGAGTAGCCAGAGCAAGAGAAATGATTCGAGCTAAGCTTTTGTGAGCCTAAAGAAATTCGAGAAAGGTATATCTATAATAATTAAGGCATTATATGTCACTAGTTAATTTAAACAATAGTTTAGCTCAGTCTGGCACTTTGTCACGTACTGCAAGTTTACCAAGGCAG
It encodes:
- a CDS encoding DUF1552 domain-containing protein, whose protein sequence is MWSHPVSPTKIAETGVSINNHDASHYGNNPNGTLAKNFIKLKR
- a CDS encoding lipid A deacylase LpxR family protein, whose translation is MNFWYNNKIIDIFIISILLSSAAIGAAQQKKLWTGNIYFENDLFTETDQNYTNGIKFSLVSPNLQSFEEDDQLPDWFTHINQQLTFFHPKIKVNHNIVISFAQVMYTPEDIDSKTLIEDQRPYAGWLYFGTAYHARSEHQLDTIELNLGVVGPLALAHETQDFIHDLRGLEKSNGWDNQLKNEPGLIALYEHKHKFISQTANYGIGYDVILHAGGAVGNVATYLNTGFSVRGGWKIPDDFGTSSVRPGGDNSAPGKGWVLNNGFGIHMFASVDSRFVIRDIFLDGNTFRDSHSVDKELWVADASVGLSVTVENVKISFARVFRTREFKKQPHSHSYGSLSISFWQFF
- a CDS encoding TerD family protein, which codes for MTQTLQPGGNILLEAFSGTVIVSHKIDQKLDINLTAFILSGSGKVLNDSGVVFFNQPSDPASVAVFSPPKDVGEQRKHQIDFDLSKAPTNIAKVSITLTEDHHNGFALASNLKAEVHAGGQVVELVPASFSSENGIIVLELYVRNNQAKARAIWQGFASGLAGLCEHYGVEVQDSPSEPAKIETKAAQQPANSSSSLAINLEKASGKIDLVKGQKPIVIEKTAEITASISWRSGTDYDVYALVYTTEGKQIDVAMFGADGIPPLQNYQNGAIEHLGDVGRGKSKVKTETIKIRLTENILAVVPVAYSAQSNGTGSFRRYKVSMLIDNHSGTTVNIDANNANKDNRVYTCVPGIIMNTVDGIVIKPVEYYSSPGSERRPKLRMGEDGFVDVDMDAGPVNDFK
- a CDS encoding Hsp20/alpha crystallin family protein, with product MPGVKKEDIHLTLENGTLTLEAETKQEGKEEREGKVIRQERRYGKLMRSFSVGNNVHESDISAKLEDEVLTLKAPKLEETSPSIRRIDIK
- a CDS encoding RNA polymerase sigma factor; the encoded protein is MLLCHKKDYFKLDDNKEKNDNPKINIVNLVREHGKDLRKFICYHLWNKNDVDDIYQSTFLEAIRCAKNFRGESTPKTWLFGIAFNLIRNQCRKPVGELSVNISVEDDCQYKKVNGYGTDDPYNIIERKEILDFIVSNKILLPNKIVQTLVNVIINESSYAQVAEELSIPLGTVQSRVARAREMIRAKLL